In one window of Streptomyces sp. FXJ1.172 DNA:
- a CDS encoding transglycosylase SLT domain-containing protein, which produces MSVSFIRRIAAPKKALTTAAVAAATAGLALTAAPAQAATPASASSAQSIAHKMIPDAAQFNAFSKIVSHESGWNPSATNSSSGAYGLVQALPGSKMASAGADWKTNPATQIKWGLDYMKSRYGSPVKAWSFWQANGWY; this is translated from the coding sequence GTGTCCGTCTCCTTCATCCGCCGCATCGCCGCCCCGAAGAAGGCCCTCACGACCGCCGCCGTGGCCGCCGCCACCGCCGGCCTGGCTCTGACCGCGGCGCCCGCCCAGGCCGCCACGCCCGCGTCGGCCTCCTCCGCCCAGTCGATCGCGCACAAGATGATCCCGGACGCCGCGCAGTTCAACGCGTTCAGCAAGATCGTTTCGCATGAGAGTGGCTGGAACCCGTCCGCCACCAACTCCTCCTCCGGCGCCTACGGCCTGGTGCAGGCCCTGCCGGGCTCGAAGATGGCCTCCGCCGGTGCCGACTGGAAGACCAACCCGGCCACCCAGATCAAGTGGGGCCTGGACTACATGAAGTCCCGCTACGGCAGCCCGGTCAAGGCCTGGAGCTTCTGGCAGGCCAACGGCTGGTACTGA
- a CDS encoding cytochrome P450 produces MHCPALPDGFDLTDPDLLHHRVPLPEFAELRRAEPVRWIPQPHGVAGFADDGYWAVTRHADVKYVSTHPELFSSTLNTAIIRFNEHIQRDAIDAQRLILLNMDPPEHTRVRQIVQRGFTPRSIRALEDRLRARAGAIVTAARARSGPFDFVTEVACELPLQAIAELIGVPQEDRSKIFDWSNKMIAYDDPEYAITEEVGAESAAEIIAYAMNMAAERKQCPAHDIVTTLVAAEDEGNLNSDEFGFFVLMLAVAGNETTRNAITHGMHAFLTHPGQWDLFKRERPGTTAEEIVRWATPVNAFQRTATQDTELGGVRIGKGDRVGLFYASANHDPEVFTDPDAFDITRDPNPHLGFGGGGPHFCLGKSLAVLEIELIFNAIADAMPGLRLADEPRRLRSAWINGVKELKVAAS; encoded by the coding sequence ATGCACTGCCCCGCGCTGCCCGACGGGTTCGACCTCACCGATCCCGACCTGCTCCACCACCGCGTGCCCCTCCCGGAGTTCGCCGAGCTGCGCCGCGCCGAGCCGGTCCGCTGGATCCCCCAGCCGCACGGCGTCGCGGGCTTCGCCGACGACGGCTACTGGGCCGTCACCCGGCACGCGGACGTCAAGTACGTCTCCACGCACCCGGAGCTGTTCTCCTCCACCCTCAACACCGCGATCATCCGCTTCAACGAGCACATCCAGCGCGACGCGATCGACGCGCAGCGCCTCATCCTGCTCAACATGGATCCCCCGGAACATACGCGCGTCCGGCAGATCGTGCAGCGAGGCTTCACGCCACGTTCCATCCGCGCCCTCGAGGACCGCCTCCGGGCACGGGCCGGGGCCATCGTCACGGCCGCCCGCGCCCGCTCCGGGCCCTTCGACTTCGTCACCGAGGTCGCCTGCGAACTGCCCCTGCAGGCCATCGCCGAGCTGATCGGCGTGCCCCAGGAGGACCGGTCCAAGATCTTCGACTGGTCCAACAAGATGATCGCCTACGACGATCCCGAGTACGCCATCACGGAGGAGGTCGGCGCCGAGTCGGCCGCCGAGATCATCGCCTACGCCATGAACATGGCCGCCGAGCGCAAGCAGTGCCCGGCCCACGACATCGTGACGACCCTGGTGGCGGCGGAGGACGAAGGCAACCTGAACTCCGACGAGTTCGGCTTCTTCGTGCTGATGCTCGCGGTGGCCGGGAACGAGACCACCCGCAATGCCATCACCCACGGGATGCACGCCTTCCTCACCCATCCCGGGCAGTGGGACCTCTTCAAGCGGGAGCGGCCGGGGACGACGGCCGAGGAGATCGTCCGCTGGGCCACCCCGGTCAACGCCTTCCAGCGGACGGCCACCCAGGACACGGAGCTGGGCGGGGTACGGATCGGGAAGGGGGACCGGGTCGGCCTCTTCTACGCCTCCGCCAACCACGACCCCGAGGTCTTCACCGACCCCGACGCCTTCGACATCACCCGCGACCCCAACCCCCACCTGGGCTTCGGCGGTGGCGGCCCGCACTTCTGCCTCGGCAAGTCCCTCGCGGTGCTGGAGATCGAGCTGATCTTCAACGCGATCGCCGACGCCATGCCCGGGCTGCGACTGGCCGACGAGCCCCGGCGGCTGCGCTCAGCCTGGATCAACGGGGTCAAGGAACTGAAGGTCGCGGCCTCCTGA
- a CDS encoding bifunctional glycosyltransferase 87/phosphatase PAP2 family protein, with amino-acid sequence MANVEHSGRPADAFGQAITGTRLRAARLALWAVAAILAVRQMTVVLSTPSGERLTDLETWVGPHGVLHVNGSIYDSTRFTGTPFGGLVLKPLTRSAQAALGWSWTFGTLLLVVALGLVAARALPQPVGRRTSLLAAPVAISLLMLSLPVRNALWLGQTSIIPVLLVLLGCFAVRGQRASGLCIGLAAALQPTLLLFAPLLWFTGRRRAALTTAGAFAACTALAWAALPHDSYAYWVHHMAGVGLGGKADALGNQSLHGGLLRLGLTGPLEIAVFLVLSAAVAALAMRRAVHYAADGQLLLAVAVTGCAIVAVSPTAWQYQLLWVLLAVVGRVGKRASDRCVWPVAVVLVTTLPAKMMLPNMPALYPLRDNLVLLAALAAATAVPFLSRTSPYYQTPVPTEYAPQVPARFRRVPLVPFLRRVLTRPNLLLELLLIRVVYAAYSQVRLAATGGTISGGRARAEHHGHIVLDIERFLHIDIEHWVNHTVVKIDWLREFFGFYYESFHFVVPLSVLGVLYWRRPVDYRWARASLGFATFLALIGFWLFPLAPPRLMPGLGMIDTVHGVQDFSKPNYGTLTALTNQYAAMPSLHFGWALWCGVIIAVIAPKWWMKALGLLHPFFTVSAIIATGNHWVLDAVGGAAVVTAGFGLSYLFQGPRARVVSTAVAREESVSVRTPARS; translated from the coding sequence GTGGCGAACGTGGAGCACAGCGGGCGACCAGCGGATGCCTTCGGGCAGGCCATCACCGGAACACGACTGCGCGCGGCCCGGCTGGCGCTGTGGGCGGTGGCGGCGATCCTCGCCGTACGGCAGATGACCGTCGTCCTCAGCACCCCGAGCGGCGAGCGGCTGACCGACCTGGAGACCTGGGTCGGCCCGCACGGCGTCCTTCATGTGAACGGCTCGATCTACGACTCGACCCGCTTCACCGGCACTCCCTTCGGCGGCCTGGTCCTCAAACCGCTGACCCGCTCCGCCCAGGCCGCCCTCGGCTGGAGCTGGACCTTCGGCACCCTGCTGCTGGTCGTCGCGCTCGGCCTGGTCGCCGCCCGCGCGCTGCCCCAGCCGGTCGGCCGGCGCACCTCGCTGCTGGCCGCGCCGGTCGCGATCAGCCTGCTGATGCTGTCCCTGCCGGTCCGCAACGCCCTGTGGCTCGGCCAGACCAGCATCATCCCGGTGCTGCTCGTCCTGCTCGGCTGCTTCGCCGTCCGCGGGCAGCGGGCGAGCGGGCTGTGCATAGGCCTGGCCGCCGCGCTCCAGCCGACCCTGCTGCTCTTCGCCCCGCTGCTGTGGTTCACCGGCCGCCGCCGGGCCGCGCTCACCACGGCCGGTGCCTTCGCCGCCTGCACCGCGCTCGCCTGGGCCGCGCTGCCGCACGACTCGTACGCGTACTGGGTGCACCACATGGCCGGGGTCGGCCTCGGCGGCAAGGCGGACGCCCTCGGCAACCAGTCGCTGCACGGCGGCCTGCTCCGGCTCGGCCTGACCGGCCCGCTGGAGATCGCCGTCTTCCTGGTGCTCAGCGCCGCCGTCGCGGCCCTCGCCATGCGGCGCGCGGTGCACTACGCGGCCGACGGCCAGCTCCTGCTCGCCGTCGCCGTCACCGGCTGCGCCATCGTCGCCGTCTCGCCCACCGCCTGGCAGTACCAGCTGCTGTGGGTGCTGCTCGCGGTGGTCGGCCGGGTCGGCAAGCGGGCCTCCGACCGCTGTGTCTGGCCGGTGGCCGTGGTCCTCGTCACCACGCTCCCGGCGAAGATGATGCTGCCGAACATGCCGGCGCTGTACCCGCTGCGCGACAACCTCGTGCTGCTCGCGGCCCTGGCCGCGGCCACCGCCGTGCCGTTCCTGTCCCGGACGTCCCCCTACTACCAGACCCCGGTGCCCACGGAGTACGCCCCGCAGGTCCCGGCCCGCTTCCGGCGCGTCCCCCTCGTCCCGTTCCTGCGCCGGGTGCTGACCCGCCCGAACCTCCTGCTGGAACTGCTGCTCATCCGGGTCGTCTACGCCGCCTACTCACAGGTCCGCCTCGCCGCGACCGGCGGCACCATCTCCGGCGGCCGGGCGCGCGCCGAGCACCACGGGCACATCGTGCTCGACATCGAGCGCTTCCTGCACATCGACATCGAGCACTGGGTCAACCACACCGTGGTGAAGATCGACTGGCTGCGGGAGTTCTTCGGCTTCTACTACGAGTCCTTCCACTTCGTGGTCCCGCTGAGCGTGCTCGGCGTCCTGTACTGGCGCCGCCCCGTCGACTACCGCTGGGCCCGCGCCTCCCTCGGCTTCGCCACCTTCCTCGCCCTGATCGGTTTCTGGCTCTTCCCGCTGGCCCCGCCGCGCCTGATGCCGGGGCTCGGCATGATCGACACCGTCCACGGCGTCCAGGACTTCTCCAAGCCGAACTACGGCACGCTGACGGCGCTGACCAACCAGTACGCGGCCATGCCGTCCCTGCACTTCGGCTGGGCCCTGTGGTGCGGTGTCATCATCGCGGTCATCGCCCCGAAGTGGTGGATGAAGGCCCTCGGCCTGCTGCACCCCTTCTTCACCGTCTCGGCCATCATCGCCACCGGCAACCACTGGGTGCTCGACGCGGTCGGCGGCGCGGCGGTGGTGACGGCTGGTTTCGGGCTGTCGTATCTGTTCCAGGGGCCGCGGGCGCGGGTGGTCAGTACGGCGGTGGCCCGGGAGGAATCCGTCTCCGTCCGGACCCCGGCCCGGAGCTGA
- the proP gene encoding glycine betaine/L-proline transporter ProP, which produces MAAATAVTPYPAPQKTPQSGRAAKAAQAPEVTVTDPALVRRAVKAAALGNAMEWFDFGVYSYIAVTLGKVFFPSGNPTAQLLSTFGAFAAAFLVRPLGGMVFGPLGDRVGRQKVLALTMIMMAAGTFAIGLIPSYASIGVGAPLLLLAARLVQGFSTGGEYAGASTFIAEYAPDKKRGFFGSWLEFGTLAGYIGGAGLVTLMTALLSSHDLLTWGWRVPFLIAGPMGIIGLYLRMRLEETPAFAAEMDKAEAQRPKVPLREMVAGQWKALLICMGLVLVFNVTDYMLLSYMPSYLTSELKYDETHGLLVVLGVMVLMMIVQPFAGALSDRVGRRPVIAAGCAGFLLLSVPAVLLIRQGSLLAVALGMGALGLLLVCFTAAMPAALPALFPTRVRYGSLSIGFNVSVSLFGGTTPLVVTALIGATENMMMPAYYMMAAAVVGGFAVWRMSESAGLPLPGSAPAVEKR; this is translated from the coding sequence TTGGCAGCCGCCACAGCCGTCACCCCGTACCCGGCCCCGCAGAAGACCCCGCAGTCGGGCCGGGCCGCGAAAGCCGCCCAGGCCCCTGAGGTCACCGTCACCGATCCCGCGCTCGTCAGGCGTGCCGTCAAGGCGGCGGCGCTCGGCAACGCGATGGAATGGTTCGACTTCGGCGTCTACAGCTACATCGCGGTCACCCTGGGCAAGGTCTTCTTCCCGTCCGGCAACCCGACCGCGCAGCTGCTGTCGACGTTCGGGGCGTTCGCGGCGGCCTTCCTGGTCCGCCCGCTGGGCGGCATGGTCTTCGGTCCGCTGGGCGACCGCGTGGGCCGCCAGAAGGTGCTTGCCCTGACGATGATCATGATGGCGGCGGGCACGTTCGCCATCGGCCTGATCCCGTCGTACGCCTCGATCGGCGTGGGCGCCCCGCTGCTGCTGCTCGCCGCCCGCCTGGTGCAGGGCTTCTCGACGGGCGGTGAGTACGCGGGCGCGTCCACCTTCATCGCCGAGTACGCGCCCGACAAGAAGCGCGGCTTCTTCGGCAGCTGGCTGGAGTTCGGCACGCTGGCGGGGTACATCGGCGGCGCGGGCCTGGTGACGCTGATGACGGCCCTGCTGTCGTCGCACGACCTGCTGACCTGGGGCTGGCGCGTGCCGTTCCTGATCGCCGGTCCGATGGGCATCATCGGCCTGTACCTGCGGATGCGCCTGGAGGAGACCCCGGCGTTCGCGGCCGAGATGGACAAGGCCGAGGCGCAGCGCCCGAAGGTGCCGCTGCGCGAGATGGTGGCGGGCCAGTGGAAGGCGCTGCTGATCTGCATGGGCCTGGTGCTGGTCTTCAACGTCACCGACTACATGCTGCTGTCGTACATGCCGAGCTACCTGACCAGTGAGCTGAAGTACGACGAGACGCACGGCCTGCTGGTCGTGCTGGGCGTGATGGTCCTGATGATGATCGTCCAGCCGTTCGCGGGCGCGCTGAGCGACCGGGTCGGCCGGCGTCCGGTGATCGCGGCGGGCTGCGCGGGCTTCCTGCTCCTGTCCGTCCCCGCCGTGCTGCTGATCCGCCAGGGGAGCCTGCTCGCCGTCGCGCTGGGCATGGGCGCGCTGGGTCTGCTCCTGGTCTGCTTCACGGCGGCCATGCCGGCCGCGCTGCCCGCCCTCTTCCCGACCCGGGTCCGCTACGGCTCCCTGTCCATCGGCTTCAACGTGTCGGTGTCCCTGTTCGGCGGCACGACCCCGCTGGTCGTGACCGCGCTGATCGGGGCCACCGAAAACATGATGATGCCCGCGTACTACATGATGGCCGCGGCCGTCGTGGGCGGGTTCGCCGTGTGGCGGATGTCGGAGTCGGCCGGGCTGCCGTTGCCCGGTTCGGCGCCGGCGGTGGAGAAGCGGTAG
- a CDS encoding YoaK family protein produces MSAAQEAPARQPHDPEARGLRLVVVLLVLTVVSGLIDAVSYLGLGRVFTANMTGNVVVLGFAAAGAPGFSVPHTATSLGCFLLGAVTGGRLAARAGKDSRRRWTRLTLTGEALLVAVSAAVAFAWPHATGTVYALIALTGYAMGLRNATVRKLGVADLTTTVLTMTLTGLASESRLGDATGHRSPRRTASVIAMVAGACLGAWLVLHHGLGIPLAIAAAASAVLAAVASGRE; encoded by the coding sequence ATGAGCGCAGCGCAGGAAGCACCGGCCCGGCAGCCCCACGACCCCGAGGCGCGCGGGCTGCGGCTCGTAGTGGTGCTGCTGGTCCTGACGGTGGTCAGCGGGCTGATCGACGCCGTCAGTTACCTGGGCCTCGGCCGGGTCTTCACCGCCAACATGACCGGCAATGTCGTCGTCCTGGGCTTCGCGGCGGCCGGCGCGCCCGGCTTCTCCGTCCCGCACACGGCCACCTCGCTGGGCTGCTTCCTGCTGGGCGCGGTGACCGGCGGCCGGCTGGCGGCCCGCGCCGGCAAGGACTCGCGCCGCCGCTGGACCCGGCTGACCCTCACCGGTGAGGCGCTCCTGGTGGCCGTGTCGGCGGCGGTCGCCTTCGCCTGGCCGCACGCCACGGGCACGGTCTACGCCCTGATCGCCCTCACCGGATACGCGATGGGCCTGCGCAACGCCACGGTCCGCAAGCTGGGCGTCGCCGATCTGACGACCACCGTCCTGACGATGACCCTGACCGGCCTGGCCTCCGAGTCCCGCCTCGGCGACGCCACCGGCCACCGCTCGCCGCGCCGCACCGCCTCGGTGATCGCCATGGTCGCCGGCGCCTGCCTGGGCGCCTGGCTGGTCCTCCACCACGGCCTCGGCATCCCGCTCGCGATCGCGGCGGCGGCCTCGGCCGTGCTGGCGGCGGTGGCGTCGGGCCGGGAGTGA
- a CDS encoding DUF397 domain-containing protein: MESKWRKSSYSGDQGGECVECAPLGPLAWRKSSYSSDQGGQCVEVAELPEATVAVRDSKTPAGPILTLDPATFTTFVNWASVSATAAE, translated from the coding sequence ATGGAGAGCAAGTGGCGTAAGTCCAGCTACAGCGGCGACCAGGGCGGCGAATGCGTCGAGTGCGCGCCCCTCGGCCCGCTCGCCTGGCGCAAGTCGTCGTACAGCAGCGACCAGGGCGGCCAGTGCGTTGAGGTCGCTGAACTGCCGGAGGCAACTGTCGCCGTCCGCGACTCCAAGACCCCGGCGGGGCCGATCCTCACCCTCGACCCCGCCACCTTCACCACCTTCGTGAACTGGGCGTCTGTGTCGGCTACAGCCGCTGAATGA
- a CDS encoding FHA domain-containing protein — translation MLELTMATVSGADSAATAGMTMAEAPSEPGAVLRVGRDAASCRLVTPEDWLFVSRVHLEFQCGPDGAWQLTWLRGSQAEPSSEVRLTAGQFSQPLGYGATVRLPHGGSGEIVVQDRTAPRSVNVGFYHEV, via the coding sequence TCGAACTCACCATGGCCACCGTCTCCGGGGCCGACTCCGCCGCCACGGCCGGCATGACGATGGCCGAGGCGCCGAGCGAGCCGGGCGCCGTGCTCCGGGTCGGCCGGGACGCCGCTTCGTGCCGGCTGGTCACCCCGGAGGACTGGCTGTTCGTCTCCCGCGTCCACCTGGAGTTCCAGTGCGGACCGGACGGCGCCTGGCAGTTGACCTGGCTGCGCGGTTCGCAGGCCGAGCCGTCCTCCGAAGTGCGCCTGACCGCTGGGCAGTTCAGCCAGCCGCTCGGCTACGGCGCGACGGTACGGCTGCCGCACGGCGGGTCCGGCGAGATCGTCGTCCAGGACCGCACCGCGCCGCGCAGCGTCAACGTCGGCTTCTACCACGAGGTGTGA
- a CDS encoding steroid 3-ketoacyl-CoA thiolase has translation MAAEPVIVEAVRTPIGKRGGALANLHPAYLLGETYRELLGRTGIPADAVEQIVGGTVTHAGEQSMNPARTAWLTMGLPYETAATTVDCQCGSSQQASHMVANMVAGGVIDVGISCGVEAMSRVPLGSGSKHGPGKPFPDEWNVDLPNQFEAAERIARHRGLSRKDVDELGVLSQERAALAWAEERFKRETFAVQVPTTEEEQYAGQGMWRLVDKDEGLRDTSLEALARLKPVMPTAVHTAGNSSQISDGAAAIMWASKRMARALKLKPRARIVAQALVGADPHFHLDGPIDATRAVLGKAGMSLKDIDLVEINEAFASVVLSWAQVFEQDLDKVNVNGGAIALGHPVGATGARLITTALHELERVDKEFALITMCAGGGLATGTIIQRL, from the coding sequence ATGGCCGCCGAACCCGTGATCGTCGAAGCCGTCCGCACCCCGATCGGCAAGCGCGGCGGCGCGCTCGCCAACCTGCACCCCGCCTATCTCCTGGGCGAGACCTACCGTGAACTCCTCGGCCGCACCGGGATCCCCGCCGACGCGGTCGAGCAGATCGTCGGCGGCACCGTCACCCACGCCGGCGAACAGTCCATGAACCCCGCGCGCACCGCCTGGCTGACCATGGGTCTCCCCTACGAGACGGCGGCCACGACGGTCGACTGCCAGTGCGGCTCCTCCCAGCAGGCCTCGCACATGGTGGCCAACATGGTCGCGGGCGGCGTCATCGACGTCGGCATCAGCTGCGGCGTCGAGGCGATGAGCCGGGTCCCGCTCGGGTCGGGCTCCAAGCACGGTCCCGGCAAGCCGTTCCCGGACGAGTGGAACGTCGACCTGCCGAACCAGTTCGAGGCGGCCGAACGGATCGCACGGCACCGGGGGTTGAGCAGGAAGGACGTGGACGAGCTGGGCGTCCTCTCCCAGGAGCGGGCCGCCCTCGCCTGGGCGGAGGAACGCTTCAAACGGGAGACCTTCGCCGTGCAGGTGCCGACGACCGAGGAGGAGCAGTACGCCGGTCAGGGCATGTGGCGGCTGGTCGACAAGGACGAGGGCCTGCGCGACACGTCCCTGGAGGCGCTGGCCCGGCTGAAGCCGGTGATGCCGACGGCCGTCCACACGGCGGGCAACTCGTCACAGATCTCGGACGGGGCCGCGGCGATCATGTGGGCGTCCAAGCGGATGGCCCGGGCGCTGAAACTGAAGCCCCGGGCACGGATCGTCGCCCAGGCGCTGGTCGGCGCCGACCCGCACTTCCACCTCGACGGTCCGATCGACGCCACGCGCGCGGTGCTGGGCAAGGCGGGGATGTCCCTGAAGGACATCGACCTCGTCGAGATCAACGAGGCTTTCGCATCCGTGGTGTTGAGCTGGGCCCAGGTCTTCGAACAGGACCTGGACAAGGTCAACGTCAACGGCGGTGCGATCGCCCTCGGTCACCCGGTGGGGGCGACCGGCGCCCGCCTGATCACCACCGCCCTGCACGAACTGGAGCGCGTGGACAAGGAGTTCGCCCTCATCACGATGTGTGCGGGCGGTGGGCTGGCTACCGGGACGATCATTCAGCGGCTGTAG
- a CDS encoding O-methyltransferase codes for MTGSQVWDDVDDYFIHHLAPDDEALQAALRENEAAGLPNIAVTAAQGKFLQLLARVQGARTVLEIGTLGGYSTIWLARALPEDGRLISLEYSARHAEVAVRNIARAGLDRIAEVRVGPALESLPKLADENPAPFDLVFIDADKANNAHYVEWALKLTRAGSVIVLDNVVRGGRVVDADSTEADIVGTRAAIELIAAHPRLDGTALQTVGSKGYDGFALARVLA; via the coding sequence ATGACCGGCTCGCAGGTCTGGGACGACGTCGACGACTACTTCATCCACCATCTCGCGCCCGACGACGAGGCGCTGCAGGCAGCCCTGCGGGAGAACGAGGCCGCAGGGCTGCCGAACATCGCCGTAACGGCCGCGCAGGGCAAGTTCCTTCAGCTGCTCGCGCGGGTGCAGGGTGCGCGCACCGTCCTCGAGATCGGCACCCTCGGCGGATACAGCACCATCTGGCTGGCCCGGGCGCTGCCCGAGGACGGCCGGCTGATCTCGCTGGAGTACAGCGCACGGCACGCCGAGGTGGCCGTACGCAACATCGCCCGGGCGGGCCTGGACCGGATCGCCGAGGTGCGGGTCGGCCCGGCCCTGGAGTCGCTGCCCAAGCTCGCCGACGAGAACCCGGCCCCCTTCGACCTGGTCTTCATCGACGCCGACAAGGCCAACAACGCCCACTACGTGGAGTGGGCGCTGAAGCTCACCCGTGCGGGCAGCGTGATCGTCCTGGACAACGTGGTGCGCGGCGGCCGGGTCGTGGACGCCGACAGCACCGAGGCGGACATCGTGGGCACCCGCGCCGCGATCGAGCTGATCGCCGCCCATCCGAGGCTCGACGGTACGGCGCTGCAGACGGTCGGCAGCAAGGGCTACGACGGGTTCGCCCTGGCCCGGGTGCTGGCCTGA
- a CDS encoding ATP-binding protein: MNLTVGEHSVRHIRRIVRSLLREWTLTELTSAVELGVSELVTNVVRHVPDRRCTVLLARRTAGVRVEVADGFRQLPSLVCEMDLEREGGRGLALLDAVVDKWGVTPWAGGRKTVWFECGIT; the protein is encoded by the coding sequence ATGAACCTCACCGTCGGCGAGCACTCGGTACGCCACATCCGCCGCATCGTCCGCTCGCTGCTCCGCGAATGGACGCTGACGGAGCTGACGTCCGCGGTGGAGCTGGGCGTGAGCGAGCTGGTCACCAATGTCGTACGGCATGTTCCGGACCGCCGCTGCACCGTGCTGCTCGCGCGGCGGACGGCGGGCGTACGGGTCGAAGTGGCGGACGGTTTCCGTCAACTCCCGTCGCTAGTATGCGAGATGGACCTGGAGCGGGAAGGCGGTCGCGGGCTCGCGCTGCTGGACGCCGTGGTCGACAAGTGGGGTGTGACGCCGTGGGCGGGGGGCCGCAAGACGGTGTGGTTCGAGTGCGGGATCACCTGA
- a CDS encoding helix-turn-helix domain-containing protein, translating into MVNINTLDPSASPLDYYGFELRRYREAADLTQRQLGDVINYTGSMVGQVETARKLPTLDFSQRSDAALCTGGLLTRLHPLVMRSQLPAWFQQVAELEVRAAEICTFQTHLIHGLLQSPSYVRAVLGVLDRDKLGDRAAVRLARQRIFEKEEPPVFWMVLSEAALHQEIGGHEVMREQLAHLLTFEDDPRINVQILPYSVGEHPGLQGSFTVFRFVGDPSIVYTEGYGSGHTTANPDTVRDCSLRYDHLRAAALSIKDSAGLIRRVMEDRYGEQVA; encoded by the coding sequence ATGGTGAACATCAACACCCTCGACCCCAGCGCCTCACCACTCGATTACTACGGCTTCGAGCTGCGCCGGTACCGGGAAGCGGCGGATCTCACGCAGCGGCAGCTCGGGGACGTCATCAACTACACGGGGTCGATGGTTGGCCAGGTGGAGACGGCCCGGAAGCTGCCGACGCTGGACTTCAGCCAGCGGTCGGACGCGGCGCTGTGCACGGGCGGGTTACTGACACGGTTGCATCCGCTGGTGATGCGGAGCCAGCTTCCGGCCTGGTTCCAGCAGGTGGCTGAGCTGGAGGTGCGGGCGGCGGAGATCTGTACGTTCCAGACCCACCTGATCCACGGCCTGCTTCAGTCTCCGTCCTATGTACGGGCGGTGCTCGGAGTGCTGGATCGGGACAAACTAGGGGATCGGGCGGCCGTTCGGCTCGCTCGCCAGCGCATCTTCGAGAAGGAGGAGCCACCGGTCTTCTGGATGGTCCTCAGTGAGGCCGCGCTGCATCAGGAAATCGGCGGCCATGAGGTCATGCGCGAGCAACTGGCCCACCTGCTGACTTTCGAGGACGACCCCCGGATCAACGTGCAGATCCTGCCGTATTCGGTCGGCGAACACCCGGGACTGCAAGGCTCGTTCACCGTCTTTCGCTTTGTCGGTGACCCAAGCATCGTCTACACCGAGGGGTACGGCAGCGGGCATACAACCGCGAACCCGGACACCGTCAGGGACTGCTCGCTCCGTTACGATCATCTTCGAGCCGCCGCGCTCTCTATCAAGGACTCGGCGGGGCTGATCCGACGGGTGATGGAGGACCGCTATGGAGAGCAAGTGGCGTAA